A window of Limanda limanda chromosome 4, fLimLim1.1, whole genome shotgun sequence genomic DNA:
TGCACTGCTGAATCTGCCCTATGAATTAAGAATTAGAATTGTTTCTCATTTAGATATTTTTGGTCTTTAGTTTGTTTATAGGAGAGATAATTCAAGCAACAATGTGTCTAACCtaggatttaaaaaacaagaaagtacttttattttgatggtCTCATAAGGAAAGGCCGTTCTCCCAAGCAGTTAACCTCATGTCTAGTAAAAGAGTAAAACATTTGCTGGTAACAAATCTATTCATCAAGTTCCATTGATTTTTAATCAATTGCTGCTATTGAGGAAACTATCAAACAACCGGTCACATTGATAATGGTTTTATCTCTGAGCAAATTACTTGGCATTGTGATGGAAACCTTGACTGTCTGGGAGGTCTGCTCTGTCTGCTGCCTCCACCCGTCTTAGGCGTCACATGAGTCCTGCTTCAGACAAGCCTCACACCGCCTCAGAGAACATAGTGTTCTCTCTGAAACTGAAACTCGAAGTAGAGTTTGTGAGGAGTGTTGTAAAAATGGTGGGAGTAGTGGAAGTGAAACTGGATGTTTCCTGTTCTCAGTCagtatttagggcccgagcacagacatcaaaggtgtctggtgagaccctattgaaattgtaaggattattattattattattattattattcaggcaaatgaattggctttttgagggctttaacatgctcaacttcttaccaaaatttgcagaaagttagaaagtggtgaaaatttacgtattctgaaggaattttcaatgggcgtcgcaaaatgactcaacggtgccccccgagacagcccgagacccccggaaggtgttcccattgacctatcttcacaaaaatcgatatacaggtgtatcatgaccagacaaacaaaaaagtctcttggtgcaattggaaaaacacaacaggaagcctgctattttgcatttagtggccattttggccatattccacattttttctttgatacacttgtaccagggttttcatcggatcaacttcaaattgaaatgagtgtcatcaaaacaagatggagataaaaactgactgacggatttttttttaatcacacggtgtgaccgtggcgtggcgtcaaagtttgattacacgccattaaaacacgatgttctgtaacgcggacatacatggaccatgaatcctttgatttcagtcttcctagatcaaaggaaactttatgtcttgcaaaggttacgtctctctctctctcagaactggttatttttgttttttcagacaaaaagcatgcaacgcttcaaaatggatgtgctcgggcccacccagtgctgctttgcagccctaaaaattttatttattattattattattattattattcaggcaaatgaattggctttttgagggctttaacatgctcaacttcttaccaaaatttgcagaaagttagaaagtggtgaaaatttttcagattctgaaggaattttcaatgggcgtcgcaaaatgactcaacggtgccccccgagacagcccgagacccccggaaggtgttcccattgacctatcttcacaaaaatcgatatacaggtgtatcatgaccagacaaacaaaaaagtctcttggtgcaattggaaaaacacaacaggaagcctgctattttgcatttagtggccattttggccatattccacattttttctttgatacacttgtaccagggttttcatcggatcaacttcaattattattattcttgttATTGATGTTGCTCATTCATTTTTATGACAtgtgattttatatatatatttttttttaaatggaaaaggAGAACAAAATGTTGCACCGTCATTGAAGTTGCTCACTCTTGTTGTGGTTGTCAGATTAATAGCTGTTAGTTTTAGAGACTAAAGCATCACTAAGGTATCATGAAAATTACTATTTACTCCTCAACAGTCATGTGCTTCAGGCTCATTCAGGTTGTGTAACCACTGTTGTCTTTTTGCAGGGGGGCTGATATCCATCCCTCAATTTCCCAGGGATCCCTCAGCCTGCCCTGATGAAGGCCGAGCAGGATGGAGACATCCTCGAAGGTAACTGCCTCAGATAACAGAAACATGACCATCGCCTTATAAACACACCTGCTGTGCTGTCTCACATTAAACCCTCTGGACAGGCATCCATGTGCATGCTTATAACAATACTTTACAGTACATTTTAACTAACAGCATTACTGTTTAACTATTTAAAACTCCCACAAATAAAGGGatatatattttctgtattCCTAATACTAGAATATTTAGTTTGGATAAAAAATGGTGTTATTGTTTAAAAGCTTGAATGCTGTTATTTCTCATAGTCATGACCTTTATTGCTGCTCATGTGATGCTGTTGGATTTGTGAAAGGGTAAAGGGCAGGCcggagattttttttcttcaggggTTGTGTTATTTTGGCCAATCCCAAGATgtcctcacttctctctcctgGCAGGTCACTTGTAGAGACATGATGTCAGAATGTTGTGACATCtattgagagaaaaaaaagcacgATAAAGGCTGATTCATATCAAAGCAGGGACACTGTTAGAGAGCAGTGGACTTTGGAACCAGCAGTGAGCTGGAGATGCCAcgagaaaggaaggaaaggtCCAACCTCAGTGAGTTGTACAGGACATCTACAGCTTAAGGACTCATAATAATTATTTAGTCAACAATGTTAAACAGTAATTACAGATTGGATTCCACGTGAGATTTTAGTTTTGTATATATACACTGATGTTTCCCTTCATTGTTTTCTCAGTCATTGAGGTTAAGAATAATTTCTTAATTACATGTTATTACTGAACAACTAAATGCATGTAATTTAAAGTCATACTCTTAATCACTTAGTTAGAATTTTTTGAAATGACTGTGTAAATTAAGCTTATCATTGATTAGATATTTCATATGGTCATTCAACTTTCACAAATCTCTTAATTTTAAAGTGTATGTAGTCTGTTCAATAAAGCTCCTGGACCCCAGATGAGTCTCACATACTCTGGCTCAAACCTTAGTCCTGAGTGGAGATTGATCAAAGCTGTGTTTCGtgcttttcaaaaaaaaaaaaaaaagtattttaagcAGAGCAGTTCTGTGTAGATCTGCTGTATTTCTCTCTTTAGAAGTAATTATATATGCTAAAACAAATCCATCGTACACATGGCCCACGTTGTGTTTTTGCTGATAAAACGATTCTGAAtgcattaaacattaaataaacgGTGAGTAATTTTCAGCTTTGAGTTTTAATAGTACCAGTTAGGCTGGTATGTGATAATAAGGTTCAAAACTACGGATAAGCTCTGCACTCTGAGCGATTTTCTCTAATAGAACCTTAAATAGTGAGATGGATTTGGTAGAtggaatgtttttttatcttatctcaaactgcaatttgttttttattctgtggTTTTGTTAGAGGACTCCCCTCAGGATGATGGAATCGAGACGAACCAGTAcagctccatctctcctcctgcctcacCTGTGGCCCAGGAAGAGCCCTTCACCACATACTTTGAAGACAAGGTGCCAATTCCTGAGAGCGCCAACCAGGTACTGACCATGactgtttcatgttttaaaagcCGCAAAATGAAACTATTTGCTCCTATTGGAGAAATAAGAGTTGGTTTGATTTTAGGTAAAATATGTACTTGGAtctattaaattatattttattcaaattgcaACATCAGTTAGAAAAACACAATTGTGTTGTCTTTTGTGCAGATCTTCAGTTTCCGTAAACTCTGGGCCTTCACTGGACCAGGGTTCTTGATGAGTATCGCTTACCTGGATCCAGGGAACATTGAGTCTGACCTGCAGTCTGGAGCTAAAGCCGGCTTCAAGGTGAGAAATCAAAAGAAGACTGCTCACATGGCTCAGTAGTTCACATTGCTGGTCATAGTTATGGAttgtaaaacacagaaaatctaCAACAATAACTTTGAACTATAATGAAGGCAAATGATTTGCttgttttcaaatttttctttctttctattgtTGTTATCTGAAAAAAAGCACCATTGCCATCATTATCAATGCAATCAGCTTATTTTctgaaaaaggaagaaaagatgTGACATACAGGCATCTTTCATTTTAATCTATAAGAAGTTGAAGCATTTTGTTCTGATTTTGTCTTTCTCAGCTTCTATGGGTGCTCCTGTTAGCCACCATTAtcgggctgctgctgcagaggttAGCTGCACGCCTCGGGGTCGTAACAGGGATGCACCTGGCTGAAGTCTGCAACCGCCAGTATCCTACAGTGAGCCTCACACATTTACCTTCTGTGTATACATACACTTTTATTTTGCCAGAGGTTATATTTCTCAACATGAGTGCTGCATTATTGATTTCATACTCATAGATATTGTGGAATTACCTCTGTGAACTAGAGAGGTACCCTAATGTTGAATATAAAAAGACTTCCAACTAACTCTGTTAACTCATTTTATTTGCTAAATTCTGATTATATCTTAAATACTCTGCTTTTTCAGGTTCCTCGGATCCTCCTTTGGTTGATGGTCGAATTGGCCATTATTGGCTCAGACATGCAGGAGGTCATCGGCTGTGCCATCGCTCTCAACCTCCTCTCTGTGGGCAGGTAACATCTTTTTTCGTACTTAtccttgaaagtggttgcaaaTAATTTCCCATATTTTTTCCCATTACTGATGATACTGATACTGAAAATACTGAAGAAAAATGCGATgtgctctttttctcctccaggatcCCACTGTGGGGAGGAGTCCTCatcaccatcacagacacatttgtcttcctctttcttGACAAATATGGTATGTGTTTTTCTCCTATAGATATACAACCACTAGCTTTCAGTCGGTGCTTGAAATATTGTGCATCTCAGTGTTGACCCAGTTTGTATTTCTTCGTAGGCCTGAGGAAACTGGAGGCTTTCTTTGGCTTTCTTATCACTGTAATGGCTATTAGCTTTGGTTACGAGGTATGGTTCCCTTACGTTTGAAATGTGATTGAAGTCACATCTCACACATTTTTACTGAGACGTTCATTACACCCTTACATATTTAACTTTTCGCCTGTCTTTAGTATGTTGTGGCAGAGCCAGACCAAGGGGAGCTGCTGAAGGGGATGTTTGTTCCGTACTGTGCCGGCTGTGGGCCTTTGCAGCTAGAGCAGGCTGTGGGAATTGTAGGAGCCGTCATTATGCCGCACAACATCTACCTGCACTCGGCGCTGGTCAAGGTTAGAAACACTTGTGATATTAATTAAACCTAAAGGAATCAACAAGTCACAataatttttaaatgtcatttagaaaaaatattaatttaattggcTAAAAAATATACCATTTTCCTATTTATTCCTTCATATACCAGTCTCGGGACATTGACCGCAAGAACAAGAAGGATGTAAAAGAAGCCAACAAGTATTATTTCATCGAGTCAACGTTCGCTCTGTTCATCTCTTTTCTCATCAACGTCTTTGTCGTGGCGGTCTTTGCTGAAGCCTTCTATGATAAGACAAATAACCAAGTGGTGGGTATACACTAAAATTAATTACTCTTTACTAAGCACTGCTGAAGCTTGTGTCTGTCATTTTGCAAATACAGTGATGTAAATGTTTTGGGATCAGGATCGTTGACATCAATTTGTTGCTTATTGGATGTTCTTCTTTCCTGGTTGTAGCGTGAACAGTGCAACGCTACCGGCAGTCCTCACACAGATCTCTTCCCAGCGAACAACGAAACATTGGAGGTGGACATCTACAAAGGGGTATGTCAGGGCATAGTGACTGAaaccttaaaggttcagtgtgtggaatttagtgaTATCTACTGGTGAacttgcatgttgcagctgaattccCCGCacttcaccctccccttccaaacatgaaagataaCCTGTGGTAGAATTCAGTTATTATAGAATCtgaaaaggtgtttagtttgtccagtttagacgactgtaaaaaacatggcggcctccattgAGAGGTCCCGCTCGCGATGTAAATATAAtggttttaaatataaagggccaatTCTAGGGTGAAGAAaccaacaatttgtacaattcagatgaaacacactagttaaaacatcactaggattattttatattcaatttctgccaatagatccctttcacctatatcttacacactggaccttttaaTCATAAGAGAAAACCTAATTTTGATTGGGTAGATTATGAGCATTCTCGGCAGATAACAGATCAAGTCTGATTTTAGGTACAGGAGAAGAAGCAAAAGAAATTTCCTAGGATTATTTATTGTTGGCAAGCACATAATATTTTATCTTAGGGCTCTGCACCTCCAATCAGGTGTTTCCTCTTATTGTGGTTGAGTAGAGGCATATGAGGGATGGGCCGCCCTCTGCTGTCACTCACTTTTAGTTCAATAGGCTGCATAATGTTTACAGTGGAAAAATGACTAAATTAAGTTTGCTAAAAGAAATCTTGATATATGGCCACTGTAAGTAGAtgtataatgataataattcattctttgtttgtatttgttcagGGAGTGGTCCTGGGCTGTGTCTTCGGCCCTGCGGCTCTCTTCATCTGGGCCATAGGGATCCTGGCAGCTGGACAGAGCTCCACTATGACAGGCACTTACTCTGGGCAGTTTGTCATGGAGGTAGGAATATCTGTTTGTTCGTAGCTTAACtttcattattgtttatttaattctaGTCAGGCATTTTAAATCAGATGGAAATgggtaaaaacaaacattacatcTAGATGTGTATACCTATCCTTGTGTTGACTTGTTTTCTTAGGGTTTCCTGAACCTGCGATGGTCCCGTTTTGCGCGGGTGCTGCTGACCCGCTCCATTGCCATCACGCCAACTCTGCTGGTAGCCATTTTCCAGGACGTTCAGCATCTGACAGGCATGAATGACTTTCTCAACGTGCTTCAAAGCATGCAGGTTAGTCCAGGCGTCCAGTAAAAAGCTCTCAAAATCAAATGTGTAAAAAGCTCTTTATCCTGCTCTTACCTATAGCCCAGTTTATTATACTTATCCTTCTTTTATTGTGTGGAGCATAATCCTGTAAAATATTCACCTTTTTTTCTATCCAACAGCTTCCATTTGCTTTGATCCCAATTCTGACTTTCACCAGTCTGACGTCCATAATGAACGACTTTGCAAATGGAATGTGAGTGAAATTCTTTCTACCTGTTTTACACATGAATTACTTTCTCATGACTCTTTAGTACATACTGTATTTATTAGTAGTATTTCTTGAACTGTATTGTTCATTGACCGTACAGTTACCAACATCAGCAAGGCACTTACTGTCTGGCTGTCAGCAGAGTATCTTTCTAAAGAAAACCTATATCACATAATTAACAGCgacatgtaaaaaaaagatgCCATAACTCGTCCAAGTGCTGCACTGCCCTCAAAGTCAATTATCAATCTaactttatgattttttttctttatcttgcTTGaccaataaaatgtatataatcaGCAATTTTTGAAGCTTGCTCAAGAGCTGCTCATCCAAATAACATAAAATCGACTCCACTTCCTTGGATCCTCAGCTGTACACCTGCATGTTTGGGGTCTATCAGATAAGGGCCTTTCGAGCAACCtttaacacagacaaacaggatCAAAATTGGTCCAACTTTAAAAATAGCCAGGTGAATTTGTTGTGGTTTATGTCAGAGTTTAGTTATCCATTGATAATTCTCTTATTTAACTTTACAGATGCTGTCAGATAATTTAGTTGGACTGTATAttaaaaaacactcacacagtaGTGTAACAGTAAAGATGATGATGCAAGATAATAGTTCTGATGAATCATcatattacattacatacatGTGACATTCTCAGGATCCTGTTATTTTGAGAAAATCTACTATTTCTCAGTGGCTGAATACGTGCCTGCCTGTTTTCTTTAGGGTGTGGAAGATTTCCGGGGGTATCGTCACCCTGGTGGTCTGTGCAATCAACATGTACTTTGTGGTGGTTTATGTGACAGCGCTGAACAGCGTGCTCCTCTACGTCCTcgcttctcttttctctgtagCCTATCTGTGCTTCGTATGCTACCTGGTGAGTTATTAGTGCAGCCATACATTGACTTCcatttgttttcagacataCTGTTTCGTGACCTTTCTCTCCTTTGTCGTTGTCTGCAGGTTTGGCACTGTCTGGTTGCTTTGGGGGTTTCCTGCCTGGACTTTAGCAGCAGGGTAAGAAAGCGACCTGCTCTGTTGATTGAGGAGCAGTCAGAGTGCGACTCCTAGAGCTGGACAGGACAGTAACCACCAGCATTCCTCTGTCCTATTGGAGACTCTGAGCCCTGTACACAACGAGGACTTTCCTGAGATCACATAGGATCTTGAAAGCACCTTCTCTGCTAATGTCACGTGTTTGCTTCTGTGTTGGACTGGGTATGGAAGTTTGTTGCATTTTAGAAAATTTTATCAAACTTACTAATACCACACCAGTGCAGTATGTTAGATGTGAATAATTTATGCTTGAGTTTACCTCTAATGAATATATGTGCATATTTTGACAAATCAATAATTGTTACAATCCTCAAAGACAACAACTGTCGCTAACTTTGCTGAAAAGTGTTTATACAACAGTTTAACTCAATTTCAAATTGCTGTAATTATCAGTATCTTTAAATAACAACTTCTAGACTTTTTCAAAAGTATAATGTCCTAGATGTGAAGAAATAGCAGCTCAAGTTGTGTTACCAAACGGTCCCTGAGAGGATACTTTCccagcagtgtttgtgttgtcacatACTTAAGCAGTTGTGAGTTGGATGCCAGAGTTTTATATGGACGATCGAGTGATTTTAAGACTCCagctaacacaaacacatcctaCTTTATGTGAACTAAGAAAGTAGCCCCAATCTCTGGGACATACTGCTACAAAATTGTTAAACAAGCTTAAAGTTCAGCTGCCTATGAAagtaccatagactgtatataaagatagacaacATGAAGGTTTGCCTAGATGCCAGATGGCAGTGTTCGAAGCGGGATGTTTTGGCTTAATTtgtggatagtgggaggaagtgcagactcaccgtccatctttatatctttatgtacagtctgtgGGGAGGAAACACAATATTACCATAATAAAATGTAGTTTCTACTTTtcatcccccccaaaaaaacgtTAAAATAATGCAgtatcaatatttttttatataactaAATCTGAACAGACATGTAGCATATCATACACACTGTTTGAAATCATGTTTGCTGTTGACTTTATACTGTTACAAACACAGTATCAGCAAGACTCATTTCAGCTCTGTTTCTCTGTAAGAGAGACTCATACATGACATTGTCTCTAATATTAGCATCATCAAGTACTTTGTGAGTACTGTGTGAGCCCTCTTACATAGTGTCAACCTGCCAGTGTCCTggtgggagggggaggagctgcagcttctgctacGATTGCCACTCTACCTCAACATCATTCAACTACCTTCTCATCTCTCTAAGCCTCCTTGTAGCTTGTTGTGTAACTCACTGGATTTTGCATGACGTAATTTAAAAATGCCTAATAATTCAAAGAGAACATAACACTTAATTTCAGGGGTTTAATGCTGTGAGCTGATTACAGTCTAACATGTCAGACAAGTTTAACTAACAAGTTTCAGTGTCATGCAGGAGTTGATTCAATACAAAAAGTCTGTGAATTAAATATGCCTCCTCAAATGAGTGAAGCTTTATGTGACTacagcctcctcctcagagGCTCTTTTTAGTGCCTAAATAATCAGGAAGGCAGCAACTCAGGTTGGTCAACACCCTGACGTGAGATTATTAgtcaaattaaatttatttaGTAGGAAACTGATCATCAAGACATGTTTTTAACAATAACAGCAGTTATTTTGTTTCCTCTACTAAGGTGAGCTAAGGTGTCCAAAGGAAAATAAACCACTTCATCCACCACATTTTTATCCAACATAATATGTCTTCGGAGAACATCAGGATAAAATAAATTCTATATTTATAAAGTTAAAATTCCTGAAAGGAAAACACTGCAGCATATTTGTCCTGCTCTGTAAAGAGAAATGAAATAACAACTTTTGCCTAAAAATAATGTCAAAATTGTTGTAATTATCTTGACGAAGAATTCTGAACAAGTTCAAAGAAAGCCAAGGCTTGTTATATAACCCATAATGACAAGTTTGACTGAGTCTTAACTTAGACTCTGAAAACTACTCATTTTGTGATTACAAATAAGAGCGAATAAAATTCAATCAGGACAGATAGTAGACAAAGAAGATAACTTCAAAGTAGACACTATTTATTGTAATTCTGATGCACTGAATTTATAAATTAAGTTTGTTTCGATTGCTCCAAAGATTTATTGAGATCTAATAATTTTTCTAACGTGGTTTTAAGGCAATGAATTTGCTTTGCTTGTTCTCCTTTCTCAACATTGATTTTTAACAAGTTTGCAAGGCAGCAGAACTTCAGGTCAAAACGTTGGCATATCTAATAAACCAGCACAAGGGAATATGATGATATATGCTTTACTAAAGCACCTGACTGAGCCGTATCCaagtgaggtgtgtgtgtgtgtgtgtgtatatatatatatatatatatacacacacacaggacaaataTATGGGTTCAAATGAATAGTTACAGTAAATGAATCCAATCTAGCTGAGATGACTTGGAGACATTTGTCTTGGTCCAGGTGCAGCTGCAAGTGGCAGAAATGCATTAATACTTTTCTGACAGGAAAAATggaaacaacacagacaaaacacacatttcaattGTTACAGAGAAAACATTAGTGTAGTAAACATCACTTCATTATGTCTCACTCATTTCTGCTCTTGGCATTGAAGGAAAAAGTGTCTGTTATTTGCTATTGAATGAAAAACACTGTGTCCAAAATAAATGGGGAATGATGGCTATATGGACAATTGTTGCCGTCGTCTTTCTGGCTGTCAAAAGAAAAACTTGTGATCTGTATGTTTCATAATTACTGAATTGTGTCAATTTCTTGACAACATGTTATTGCAATAAATAAACTACACAACCTGATAACTTGCTTTACTGTAAAACCTGCTAACTACAGTACAGAGTAGCTAAATGTTAGTTTAATATTAACATGAACTGTTAAATTTACCTGTGAGAATAATGTAAATTAGAAAAGATGTGTTGGGTTTTAAGGGGTTCCCTACACACTTCTTAAAAAGTAAACCATGTATTAACATTAAcaaggggtcaagggtcaaaattccatatttctacatttatttaatcagtGTAGATGGTAGTCCATAGCACTGTTTGTAGTACAAATGCTCTCTTCCAGGATTTTCCAGGATTAAATGAGGAAAGTAGCATTTTGACCCAAGGTGAGCACCTTCGATTTATCTataatcaattaattattttgaTTTTATCAAATTCAAATTGTTAACCGATTGGatccttttttatttacctcatcaaaacacaatattgattatgttttcctcttttaaatgAGACAGAGCGAGTGATTTTGAAATGAGTTGCAGTAGCACCACATTTTCACAGGTTATAATAAGATCAATGTGTGTACTAAGCAGGTAGTTGTATTTAAGAAAtgataatcttttttttaaattattttcattagttAATATGTTGAATCATTCATTTAAGCTCAAGAATCAGTTTTAATggcaattttctttttttaataattcatgttCTCATCATGAATTTACAACAATCTCACTCGTAACGACTccatctcttttttcttttctttcagtttcaaATGGGAATACCTCGTCACACAGACATTTACCTACTGAACGACATGGACTCTGACTCTGTGGGTGAGAGATAGAACGACACAATGTGGCTGGGTGGATGCTTTTTATTCTGGTGCCTGAAGAAAGCGGACAGTTAATCTGACTGAAGCGTGGGAACACTGGAGCTCGCCCAGTGGAAGTCCATCCTCACACGGTGCCTGACATATTTTTAAGTGCACTTGTGCGCCCACAGATGTCTTATCCTGTTCACTTCAGTAACAGGTGTGTTCCATCACAAACGTCTCAGCGACAAGTGCAAATGATTTAATATCAAAGCTTAAAAATGAGACAGATCTCTAAAGAAtatgtgtttcctgtgactcAAAAGCCTTTAACATGTTCTGGATTTTACAGACTCTTTCCTCAACCTCCATAACATTGACTTCTCCAAATCCGTTAACAAGCCAATAAGACTGTGACAGTTGCCAACTAAACACTacagtgatgaaaaaaacactttccagTTAGAAATCACACAGAATTTAATAAACTAGTCCAAAACATAGAGTTACCACAGTTTGGCGACACAACTGGCTGTTGTCACTTGCACTACAGATGCCATGGACCTCCAGTAGTAGACAGCTTTTTTTAGCTGTTGTTGATTTACCTGATGTAACAAA
This region includes:
- the LOC133000398 gene encoding natural resistance-associated macrophage protein 2-like isoform X1, encoding MKAEQDGDILEEDSPQDDGIETNQYSSISPPASPVAQEEPFTTYFEDKVPIPESANQIFSFRKLWAFTGPGFLMSIAYLDPGNIESDLQSGAKAGFKLLWVLLLATIIGLLLQRLAARLGVVTGMHLAEVCNRQYPTVPRILLWLMVELAIIGSDMQEVIGCAIALNLLSVGRIPLWGGVLITITDTFVFLFLDKYGLRKLEAFFGFLITVMAISFGYEYVVAEPDQGELLKGMFVPYCAGCGPLQLEQAVGIVGAVIMPHNIYLHSALVKSRDIDRKNKKDVKEANKYYFIESTFALFISFLINVFVVAVFAEAFYDKTNNQVREQCNATGSPHTDLFPANNETLEVDIYKGGVVLGCVFGPAALFIWAIGILAAGQSSTMTGTYSGQFVMEGFLNLRWSRFARVLLTRSIAITPTLLVAIFQDVQHLTGMNDFLNVLQSMQLPFALIPILTFTSLTSIMNDFANGMVWKISGGIVTLVVCAINMYFVVVYVTALNSVLLYVLASLFSVAYLCFVCYLVWHCLVALGVSCLDFSSRFQMGIPRHTDIYLLNDMDSDSVGER
- the LOC133000398 gene encoding natural resistance-associated macrophage protein 2-like isoform X2 — translated: MKAEQDGDILEEDSPQDDGIETNQYSSISPPASPVAQEEPFTTYFEDKVPIPESANQIFSFRKLWAFTGPGFLMSIAYLDPGNIESDLQSGAKAGFKLLWVLLLATIIGLLLQRLAARLGVVTGMHLAEVCNRQYPTVPRILLWLMVELAIIGSDMQEVIGCAIALNLLSVGRIPLWGGVLITITDTFVFLFLDKYGLRKLEAFFGFLITVMAISFGYEYVVAEPDQGELLKGMFVPYCAGCGPLQLEQAVGIVGAVIMPHNIYLHSALVKSRDIDRKNKKDVKEANKYYFIESTFALFISFLINVFVVAVFAEAFYDKTNNQVREQCNATGSPHTDLFPANNETLEVDIYKGGVVLGCVFGPAALFIWAIGILAAGQSSTMTGTYSGQFVMEGFLNLRWSRFARVLLTRSIAITPTLLVAIFQDVQHLTGMNDFLNVLQSMQLPFALIPILTFTSLTSIMNDFANGMVWKISGGIVTLVVCAINMYFVVVYVTALNSVLLYVLASLFSVAYLCFVCYLVWHCLVALGVSCLDFSSRVRKRPALLIEEQSECDS